The DNA segment TTGGTAATATCGCTCCATCTCAATACTCACTCGGTCCCTCATAGTCGAATCTGTGTACGTGTGTACAGCGGACTCGTAATCGAACGGTGTTGCCAGCACAGGCCGCGAGGTACCCGCTTACTCCCCTGGCGGTGGTTCTCGACCGAGATTCAACCACAAAAACATAATGTTCTATAATCTACTATTTTAGGAACAAATTGGTAGTATAGAAGGATTTAATAATCAGTCCGTTCGCACTAGGGATGAAGACAACCGGAACTGGTCAATCACATTCCGTGATTGCCGTGATCAGTCACGAAAAACGATGTCAGGACACAACTCACCGAAGACGGTTGGATCACTCCCGGACACGACGGCTGACTCGCCGCTCGTACCCGTCGCACTCACATGGCTCGTGTGGTCGATGTTTGCCGCGAGCATTGCTGTGCTTGCCGTTCGGGTCCGAACCGGAGTCGCGTGGGAGATACCCGGCGTTGTTGCTGTCGATGGGCTGACCGTCCTGATGTGGGTGGTCGCCACCTTCTTCAGCGGTATCGTTCACAGCTACTCGCGCCGCTACCTGGCAGGCAGCCGCCTTAAAACGGGCTTTTTCGCCACCGTATTCGGTTTCACGGTGGTCGTGATGGGACTGGTCGCGGCTGACCACCTTGCCCTGTTCGGGGCGCTGTGGCTCGCGATGGGGCTGCTGATGGCGAAACTCATCGGAATCGTCGGCGGCTGGGACCAGGCACAGGCGGCTGCGACGGTCGCCCGCAAGTACTTCATCGCCAGCAGCGCGCTTCTCGCCGTCGCGCTAACGGCGCTGTGGTGGACGACCGATGCGACCACAGTCACCGGAGTTACGGCGGCTGCCGACGCACTCGGTGGCCCGGTGTGGCTGGTCGCCGCCGGCGCGCTCGTGCTCGCAGCGATGATTCAGTCCGCTCTGCTCCCGTTCCACGGCTGGCTTCTCTCTTCGATGACCGCACCGACGCCCGCCTCGGCGCTGATGCACGCTGGATTCGTCAACGCCGGCGGCATCCTGTTGACCCGCTTCGCCCCAGTCATCACTGTCGACCCTGCGCTCATGCTCGCAATCGTCGCCGTCGGCGGTGCAAGCGCCATCGGCGGGAAACTCCTGAAGTCGGTCCAGACTGACATCAAGGGCAAACTCGGCTGTTCGACGGTCGGCCAGATGGGATTCATGATCATGCAGGCCGGCCTCGGCTTCTTCGGGGCTGCTATTACCCACCTCATCCTCCACGGCTTCTACAAGGCCTACCAGTTCCTCAGTGCCGGCGGCCAAATTGAACACACTAGCCCGAGCGAGGGGACGCCACACACGGTAGGAACGACGACGAGCATTATCGGTGTCATCGTCACACTGCTGACCGGCATCGCCGGCGGCGCAGTGTTCGCGGTGCTGACGGGGAAAGGGACGAAGGTCGGCAGCGGCCTCCTGCTGACGTTCTTTGTGGTGTTCACGACGCTCCACGCGGCCCGTAGCGCCGTACAGCATACCTCGCTTCCAACGGCGGCCCGCTACGGGGCCGTCCCAGTGGTCTTCTTCCCGGCTATCGTCATCTACGCCGCGGTCTATACGGGCGTCTCGGGGCTCATGCCTGTCAGCCCGGCAACGACGGAACTGACCCTGCTCCACGGCATTATCGCCGTCGTCTTCGTCGGCATCTACACCGGCATCGAGACCGGGGTTCACGAGCGCAGCCAGCGCCTCTACGTGGCGCTGCTGAACGCCGGTCAACCGGCAGCTGACACTGTGCTCACTGCTACGGAGGACTACAATGAGTACTGAATCCACCATCCACGACAGTATCGACACCGCAGCGACCACCGTCGGCTCCCTCTGGCCCATCCACTCGTTCGTGACAGCAAACCCCCTCACGGGGTTCGAGGACCAGCCGTTCAGTGAGGCAGTCACGCAGGCAGCCGACCTGTTGGGCGGCCGTGGCTACCCCAGCGCGGAGACGTTCCGTGCGGCGCTACAACACGGCCAGATAGACCCGGAGATTCTCGACGCGGAACTCTCCGAGGCCGGCTACGAGAACGACCCCGAGGTACTGCTCGACCGGATGGCCACAGCGACCGATGCCTCGAAAAGCGATTCCGACACCGCCACCGACCGCGTCGACCAGGTGCTGACGAAGTGGCTGTCGACGTTCCTCGACGAGGGGAGCGCCCACTGGTCGATGCCGAACCGCGAAGCGGGATTCTACACAGCTTTCCGCGGAGTGGCTGAGCACGACAGCGAAATCCCCGACGAGGGAATTATTACTGATCTGCCCGAAACGCCGACTGCGGCCATCGAAGCGGTGCTCGCACCGTACCCGGTGAGTCAGTGGGTGCCGGTTTTCGAGGAGCAACTGACCGCCCTCCCGGGCTGGACAGGACTCATCAAGCAGCGTGCCGACGACGGGGGCGTGTGGCAGTCGGCGTACCCGATTTCACTGGCGGGGTACCTCGCGGCGCGTCTGGCCCTGCTAGATGCCGTCGGTGCTGATATCGCCCCCTCGAACGACAGCATCGACCCGGACCCGGCCGCCGAACTCGCCGGGGCGTTCCTGCGCGCCTGGGAGGCGACCTACCGCGGCGACCTCGTCGAGACCGTCGCCGCGGAGAGCCAGTCGCTCGCCGACAGTGACAAATCGGGCTGCCCGGACGCACAGATGGTCTTCTGTATCGACACGCGCTCGGAGATCATCCGCCGTCACATCGAGGCCGCGGGCGACTACGAGACCCATGGGTACGCCGGTTTCTTCGGGATCCCGATGGAGTACCAGGGATACGACACCGACGTGTCTGTCAATGCCTGTCCACCGATTCTCGACCCGCAGCACCACGTCACCGACGTGCCGACCGACGACGACACCCAGGCGAGCCACGACCGCTTGTCGGGCATCCGTGAGACCGCCGACGAAATCATCGAAACGGTAGAGGCCAACGCCGCCACAGCTTACGGCTACGTCGAGACTGCCGGGAGCGGGTACGGCCTCGCGCTCGCAGCCCGCACCCTCGTCCCCGGGCGCGTGCATGACCTGTTCGATGCGGTCGACGACTCGGTACCCGATGAACACGAGTTCTGTGACCCGCTCGTCCACCACCAGCACACCTACGCCGGTGACCTGCCGGTGGGACTGACCACCGACGAGAAAGTCGAGTACGCCGCCACCGCGTTCGACCTGATGGGCTGGGAGACGTTCAGCCGCCTCGTCGTCTTCACCGGGCATGCCAGTGAGACGACCAACAATCCCTACGATTCGAGTCTGGACTGTGGGGCCTGCGCCGGAAATCCCGGCGGCCCGAACGCCCGCGTGCTGGCGAAAATCTGCAACGACGACGAGGTCAGGGCCGCGCTCCGCGACCGCGGTTTCGAAATCCCCGAAGACACCGTCTTCCTCGCTGGCGAACACAACACGACGACTGACGAGGTGGAACTGTACGACAGCGACGTACCCGAGAGCCACGCTGCCGATCTCGACCAGTTGCGCGCCGACCTCGCCACTGCCCGCGAGAACGCGGCCGCCGAGCGTGCCGAGTCCATGGGTGCCGACACCTCATCAGGGGTCACCGAGACGGAGCGCCGCGCCGCCGACTGGGCCGAGACCCGCCCCGAGTGGGGCCTGGCCGGCAACGCCGGCTTCGTCGTCGGCCCCCGCGAACTGACGAGTGATGTCGACCTCGGCGGCCGCGCGTTCCTCCACTCCTACGACTGGTCGACTGACGCTGACGGCGAGGCGCTGGAAGCGATACTCACCGGCCCGATGGTCGTCACGCAGTGGATCAACACCCAGTACTACTTCTCGACGGTCGACAACGCCGTCTACGGGAGCGGCTCGAAGGTGACCCACAACCCCGTCGGCAACGTCGGCGTCTACCAGGGCAACGGCGGCGACCTGATGACCGGCCTGCCGCTCCAGTCGCTGATGGCGGCCGACGACGACCCGTACCACCAGCCGCTCCGCCTCTCGACGGTCATCCACGCTCCGGTCGACCGCGTCAACGGCGTCCTCGCTGAACACCCGGAACTGGCAGACCTACTCGACAACAACTGGCTCTCGTTGACAGTCGTCGATCCCACGCAGGACCACCGTGCCTTCGAGTACGAGCGTGACCTAGAGTGGTCGCCGGTGTCTGACCTGTCAGAAGCTGAAGCGACGGAACCGTTCGCACCCGCGGCCGCAAACGACTAAGCTGGCCCGAACAGCCGGTATCTGGAACTGCTGGCACACTAACTTTTTGAACTTATATAAAAGACACTCAAAATAGAAAACCACTCCAAAATAACCCTATCTATGTAATTTGTCTACAATCAGAAATAGATACTTCCATATATGGTAAATAGTGGTGTAAACAACGCAAATAGAGACTATCAAGCGAATATTTAGTGGCATAAACTGGACTTTTGATAGTATAACACAGAACTCCGTTTACATCCCACGCCAATAGAGAGAGTCAGCGCGGTGTGAGCCCGACACCGTCTGCGAGCAACTCGTGGGAGCGGAGCGCGTCAGCGTGGTCGCCGACGACGTGCTGGATCATCACCTCATCGACTCCGACACGATCAGACAGCTGTTCGAGAAGGTTATTGAGCGTTTCCGGG comes from the Haloarcula hispanica ATCC 33960 genome and includes:
- a CDS encoding proton-conducting transporter transmembrane domain-containing protein, encoding MSGHNSPKTVGSLPDTTADSPLVPVALTWLVWSMFAASIAVLAVRVRTGVAWEIPGVVAVDGLTVLMWVVATFFSGIVHSYSRRYLAGSRLKTGFFATVFGFTVVVMGLVAADHLALFGALWLAMGLLMAKLIGIVGGWDQAQAAATVARKYFIASSALLAVALTALWWTTDATTVTGVTAAADALGGPVWLVAAGALVLAAMIQSALLPFHGWLLSSMTAPTPASALMHAGFVNAGGILLTRFAPVITVDPALMLAIVAVGGASAIGGKLLKSVQTDIKGKLGCSTVGQMGFMIMQAGLGFFGAAITHLILHGFYKAYQFLSAGGQIEHTSPSEGTPHTVGTTTSIIGVIVTLLTGIAGGAVFAVLTGKGTKVGSGLLLTFFVVFTTLHAARSAVQHTSLPTAARYGAVPVVFFPAIVIYAAVYTGVSGLMPVSPATTELTLLHGIIAVVFVGIYTGIETGVHERSQRLYVALLNAGQPAADTVLTATEDYNEY
- a CDS encoding DUF2309 domain-containing protein, with protein sequence MSTESTIHDSIDTAATTVGSLWPIHSFVTANPLTGFEDQPFSEAVTQAADLLGGRGYPSAETFRAALQHGQIDPEILDAELSEAGYENDPEVLLDRMATATDASKSDSDTATDRVDQVLTKWLSTFLDEGSAHWSMPNREAGFYTAFRGVAEHDSEIPDEGIITDLPETPTAAIEAVLAPYPVSQWVPVFEEQLTALPGWTGLIKQRADDGGVWQSAYPISLAGYLAARLALLDAVGADIAPSNDSIDPDPAAELAGAFLRAWEATYRGDLVETVAAESQSLADSDKSGCPDAQMVFCIDTRSEIIRRHIEAAGDYETHGYAGFFGIPMEYQGYDTDVSVNACPPILDPQHHVTDVPTDDDTQASHDRLSGIRETADEIIETVEANAATAYGYVETAGSGYGLALAARTLVPGRVHDLFDAVDDSVPDEHEFCDPLVHHQHTYAGDLPVGLTTDEKVEYAATAFDLMGWETFSRLVVFTGHASETTNNPYDSSLDCGACAGNPGGPNARVLAKICNDDEVRAALRDRGFEIPEDTVFLAGEHNTTTDEVELYDSDVPESHAADLDQLRADLATARENAAAERAESMGADTSSGVTETERRAADWAETRPEWGLAGNAGFVVGPRELTSDVDLGGRAFLHSYDWSTDADGEALEAILTGPMVVTQWINTQYYFSTVDNAVYGSGSKVTHNPVGNVGVYQGNGGDLMTGLPLQSLMAADDDPYHQPLRLSTVIHAPVDRVNGVLAEHPELADLLDNNWLSLTVVDPTQDHRAFEYERDLEWSPVSDLSEAEATEPFAPAAAND